The Methanothrix sp. genome has a segment encoding these proteins:
- a CDS encoding transposase, producing the protein MDACRWFYNRPLQDLNEAREKDIKLKTRDTQNMIPSLKLVNPRLNLLYSKVLQIVNCHIKDVIIRIGWLGDDLLQKSSCTYINDFDLICAGDLDIKGLEEKGPNSDMHRCIHDASWSELIFTLSHKAQGAGRKLMKVDLKDATKWCSAWGSIGKKDSSIRSHECPYCGSSCDRESNASMNILITGMEQPVVPIEPKLLHRISVMQALAMKWEAAPFRTQ; encoded by the coding sequence TTGGATGCCTGCAGGTGGTTTTATAATCGGCCTCTCCAGGACCTGAATGAAGCAAGAGAAAAAGACATCAAACTCAAGACCCGCGATACCCAGAACATGATTCCTTCTCTGAAGCTCGTGAATCCAAGGTTGAATCTGCTCTATTCCAAAGTCCTACAGATTGTGAACTGTCACATCAAAGATGTCATAATTAGGATCGGCTGGCTGGGAGATGATCTCCTTCAGAAGTCATCTTGCACCTATATCAATGACTTTGATCTCATCTGTGCTGGGGATCTTGATATCAAGGGTCTAGAAGAGAAAGGCCCTAACAGTGATATGCATCGCTGTATTCATGATGCGTCCTGGTCAGAGCTCATATTCACGCTTTCGCACAAGGCTCAAGGCGCTGGCCGGAAGCTGATGAAGGTGGATCTCAAAGATGCCACTAAATGGTGTTCTGCCTGGGGAAGCATCGGAAAAAAAGATTCGTCAATACGATCACATGAGTGCCCTTATTGCGGCTCCTCCTGTGATCGAGAGAGCAATGCTTCCATGAACATACTCATCACAGGGATGGAACAGCCCGTAGTGCCCATAGAACCAAAACTGCTACATCGCATATCAGTGATGCAAGCTTTGGCGATGAAGTGGGAAGCTGCGCCCTTCAGGACGCAGTAG
- a CDS encoding glutaredoxin family protein, translating to MSLEHVAGRDVGKVMLYALSTCIWCKKTKEYLSSKNVAFDYIYVDLLKGEERTKAIADLRKYNSSTSFPTLVVGEKVIVGFREKEIEEALGI from the coding sequence ATGAGTCTCGAACATGTAGCCGGCAGGGATGTGGGCAAGGTCATGCTGTATGCATTGAGCACCTGCATCTGGTGCAAGAAGACAAAAGAATACCTCTCTTCAAAGAACGTCGCTTTCGACTACATTTATGTGGACCTTTTGAAAGGCGAGGAGAGGACAAAGGCCATTGCCGATCTAAGGAAGTATAATTCCAGCACCTCATTTCCCACCCTTGTGGTCGGAGAGAAGGTGATCGTAGGCTTTCGGGAGAAGGAGATCGAGGAGGCTCTGGGAATATGA
- a CDS encoding copper ion binding protein — protein MVEGKRADLKVGGMMCAACTSAVEKALLNLDGVSRVQVNLGSESAAVEYDPRKLKLVDIEGVIRDLGYEVIDQQAILKIGGMACAMCVGAIEAALSNLDGVVEARVNLAAEKAYVTYNPSMVGLQEMKKAIIDSGYQFLGVAGEETEEAAKREQELREKDLSEKKQRIIIGFAASILLMAMMHLPLHQIIPPWIFTALPNPMNLIMLVVSLPVFAYVSYPIFKAALRALSNRTLDMDVMYGMGIGVAYVSSILGTFNIVLTPDFMFYETAVMLATFLTLGRYLEANAKGRTSEAIRNLVGLQPRKATILRGGRQIEVTAEEVMVDDLVLVRPGEKGSSRRPGGGGRKLRG, from the coding sequence ATGGTGGAAGGAAAAAGGGCAGATCTGAAGGTGGGAGGGATGATGTGTGCCGCCTGCACATCAGCCGTCGAGAAGGCCCTCCTGAACCTGGATGGAGTCTCCCGGGTCCAGGTCAATCTGGGAAGCGAGAGCGCTGCAGTGGAGTATGATCCCAGGAAGCTGAAGCTCGTTGATATCGAGGGCGTGATTCGCGATCTGGGCTACGAGGTGATCGACCAGCAGGCCATCTTGAAGATAGGAGGAATGGCCTGTGCCATGTGCGTCGGGGCTATAGAAGCAGCCCTGAGCAACCTGGATGGCGTGGTGGAGGCCAGGGTGAACCTGGCGGCGGAAAAGGCCTATGTCACCTATAATCCCAGCATGGTCGGCCTGCAGGAGATGAAGAAGGCCATCATCGACTCCGGGTACCAGTTCCTGGGAGTTGCCGGAGAGGAGACGGAAGAGGCAGCAAAAAGAGAACAGGAGCTTCGGGAGAAGGACCTCTCCGAGAAAAAGCAAAGGATAATCATCGGCTTTGCGGCCAGCATTCTTCTCATGGCCATGATGCATCTTCCTCTCCATCAGATCATCCCCCCCTGGATATTCACTGCCCTGCCCAATCCCATGAACCTGATCATGCTGGTGGTATCCCTCCCTGTCTTCGCCTATGTCAGCTATCCCATCTTCAAGGCCGCCCTGAGGGCTCTCTCCAATCGAACCCTGGACATGGATGTCATGTACGGCATGGGCATCGGGGTGGCCTACGTCTCCAGCATTCTGGGGACATTCAATATCGTTCTCACCCCTGACTTCATGTTCTATGAGACAGCAGTGATGCTCGCCACCTTCCTGACTTTAGGCCGCTACCTGGAGGCCAATGCCAAGGGCCGCACCTCCGAGGCCATCAGGAACCTGGTGGGGTTGCAGCCGAGGAAGGCTACAATCCTGAGAGGGGGTAGGCAGATCGAGGTGACGGCAGAAGAGGTCATGGTAGACGACCTGGTCTTAGTCCGGCCGGGAGAGAAGGGTTCCAGCAGACGGCCTGGTGGTGGAGGGAGAAAGCTACGTGGATGA
- a CDS encoding ferredoxin-thioredoxin reductase catalytic domain-containing protein, which translates to MSESDEPTQEEIEQLYSRLAKDAKQGGYNLNPDVDFVKGLVKGLIVNTQRYGYQACPCRLAEGDKSLDLDIICPCDYRDADITDFGACYCALYVSNAVLKGEEELRSIPERRPSLEERQRLQARKQASGAEAGLPGQKLSYPVWRCVVCGYLCGREAPPEICPICKAGKERFERFI; encoded by the coding sequence ATGAGCGAGTCTGATGAGCCCACGCAGGAGGAGATAGAGCAGTTGTACTCCCGCCTGGCCAAGGATGCAAAGCAGGGGGGGTACAACCTCAACCCTGATGTGGATTTTGTCAAGGGCCTGGTGAAGGGGCTGATTGTGAACACGCAGCGGTACGGCTATCAGGCCTGCCCCTGCCGGCTGGCTGAAGGGGATAAGTCCCTGGATCTGGATATCATCTGCCCCTGCGACTATAGAGATGCGGATATCACCGATTTTGGGGCTTGCTACTGTGCTCTATATGTCTCCAATGCCGTCCTGAAGGGGGAGGAGGAGTTGAGGTCCATCCCCGAGAGGAGGCCATCACTGGAGGAGAGGCAGAGATTGCAGGCCAGGAAACAGGCATCAGGAGCAGAGGCCGGATTGCCTGGCCAGAAGCTATCCTATCCCGTCTGGAGGTGTGTTGTCTGCGGCTATCTCTGCGGCAGAGAGGCTCCTCCCGAGATCTGCCCCATCTGCAAAGCGGGCAAGGAGAGATTTGAGAGGTTCATTTAA